The genomic interval gtctctgccagcATCCATGGGTGTCTGGGCTCCCTGAATACATTTGTGGGAACCGTCTGGGAGGGGGGTGCCAGCAGGTGTGTGCGTGCCCGGATGTGCGGTGCTGACGCTTTGGGTAATGCTTTCTGGGTGAGCTGAGGATGTGAGTGGGGGCAGCATCTGCTGTgattcatttcctcctccttctgctcTGAGCCAGGCGGGGGAGGTTGGGATTCCAGGCTGGGCCTGGCTCCCCCTGGCAcagagggtgggagtggggctgggTCACAGGAAGGAGGGGCTCTGTTTTGTGCTCACTGAGCTGGGAATGGGAGAAGGTTCCAGCTGGAGCCAGCTGGGTCCCTGGCCCCCCATGACCAATCCCACTGAGGGAGCAGAGGCAGGGCCACTGGAGTGTTCGATGGCAAGTGGGCTCCATGATGAACTCCGGCAGCACATTTCCAAGCTCTGAGCTTCTCTATCTCCCTTCGTCGACACAGCCCCTCCCGCAAGAGTCTCCCAACCGATTTAATTTTGTCCAGGACTGAGAGGGTTCCCAGGACACAggactttcagttttaaaagcaaGACGGtagtttggcagaaaccaacacaattttgtaaagcaattatccttcaatttaaaaaattaattaattaaaaaaaagcaagacgGTACAGGGAAAACCCGAAGGAGCTGGTTACCTTGGTCCAGCATCTTTCATTGGAGAGTGCCTCTCGTTGCTGGGGTCCCTCCTTACACCCTCCACAAAAAGCCAGCAGAGCAAGCCTTCTAAAATGTAGAAAGGACCCTATAAGTCAGCCGCCTAAGACTTTTAGGATAAGGTCGGATCGTGTTACTTGGCCCCAAGGCCTGTCACCACCCCTTTCTTTCCCCACCTTCTCCACTCTCCCCTTGTCTTCGCCAACAGTCTCCCTGGAATCCAACTACCCGCACAACCCCTTATCctggtttgctgctgctactgctaagttgcttcagtcgtatccgactctgtgcaacgccatagatggcagcccaccaggttcccccatccctgggattctctccaggccagaacactggagtgggttgccatttccttctccaaagcatgaaagtgaaaagtgaaagtgaagtcgctcagtagtgtctgactcttagcgaccccatggactgcagccaaccaggctcctccgcccatgggattttccaggcaagagtactggagtggggtgccattgccttctccctatccTAGTCTAGCCAATGCCTTCTCATCTTTCTCGATTCCCCAGGCTAAGACCCTGACTCTCGCCGTCACAGGATCTAGCACGTACCCACAGTAGCTCttatcaaaataaaatcaatccTCATTTATGTAATATTGATTAATCCCCCGTGTCCCGGGTTAGACTGCAGTGAGCTCtagggggcagggaggcctgtgttGTTTCCATCTCACTGCCATTGCTGGCTCAAGAAACACCTGCTCTGGAAAGACGCACCAACGGATCCTCTCCGGGTCCTGACATTCCGCTGCTGGTCACACTGTCTGGAGTGGGTCTGGGGTCAGCCTGGCTCGGCTTCTTCCACTCTCCCTCTGGGCGAGCAGCTGTCCGTCTGTCTCGGGCCCTGTCCAGGCGTGACTTGCGAGACGGAGGTGGACGAGTGCGCCTCGGGGCCCTGCCTGCACGGGGGCTCGTGCCTGGACGGCGTGGGCTCCTACCGCTGCGTGTGCGCCCCGGGCTACGGGGGCGCCAGCTGCCAGCTGGACCTGGACGAGTGCCAGAGCCAGCCGTGCGCACACGGGGGCGTGTGCCGCGACCTGGTCAATGGGTGAGCGGGAGGCCGTGCCCCCCGGGCGGGGAGGCTGCGCGGTGGGCCggcgcgggggtgggggtgggggcgcgaGGCAGGGTACGGtggaggcagggggctgggggctcgGGCACGTGCTCAGCTCGGGCCGCGCGCCCCCTTTAGGTTCCAGTGCGACTGCGCGGACACGGGCTACGAGGGCGAGCGCTGCGACCTGGAGGTGCTGGAGTGCGCGTCGGCGCCCTGCGCGAACAACGCGTCCTGCCTGGAGGGCCTCGGGAGCTTCCGCTGCCTCTGCTGGCCAGGTGTGTGCGCATGCGCGCGCGCTCCCAGTGGGGAGGGGACACAGGCTGCGGCCGCCCGGCCTGGGATGCCAGTGCGGGTGTGCGCTGGTGCAGGGTGCGCGCACGTGACTgcagcttctctgggcctcagtttcccgaTCTGCGAAGCGGGGCTGATCACAGAACTTACTCCTGGGCTGTTGGGAGCCGCTGGTGCTGCCTGCTCgcgcagtcctgtctgactctttgcgatctcatggactgtagcctgccaggctcctctgtccgtgggattatcaGAATACTGGCatccattgccatttccttctccaggggaactgtCTCccgaccgaacccaggtctccggcttggcaggcggattctttaccactgagccacctgggaagcccgttgtGAGGAGAGTAAATGAGTAAAGCCCATGAAGCCTTGGCACAGGGCCCTGCAGGAGCAGAGTGCTCAGTGATACTAGAAATACTAGTGATACTAGTCACATGATGCTGGTGAAGGCGGTCCTGGTCACTCCTGTCTCCTGTGTGCCTCTGCCTGAGTATCCGGATTGGTGTTCTCAGTTGCTGTCCCAGCCTGGCCCTGGCGGGCCTGGTGGCAGTGGAGCAGTGCTGCTTGGTGGCCCCGTGTGACCTGAtgcccatgtgtgtgtgtccctagGCTACAGTGGCGAGCGGTGCGAAGTGGATGAGGACGAGTGTGCGGTGGGCCCCTGCCAGCATGGGGGCCGGTGCCTGCAGCGCTCGGATCCGACCCTCTATGGGGGCGTCCAGGCCACTTTCCCCGGTGACTTCAGCTTTCGCCAGGCTGCTGGCTTCGTGTGCCGCTGCCCTCCAGGCTTTGAGGGTGAGCCCCCTGCCCCACTTCCGAGAAGCAGGTCTGTAGTGTCCAGGTGCAGGGGAGGGATGCTGGAGCTGGGTTCAAGCATTTCTCTCTGGTCTCAGTCTCCCTAGCTGTAAAAATGGGCCCTTTCCAGTTCCAGCTGGGCTCTGAGGGGGCCGAGGGAACCACAGCTGGGCCTCTTGCAGGGAACGACTGCGGCGAGGATGTGGACGAGTGTGCCTCACGGCCGTGCCTCAGTGGAGGCCTCTGCCAGGACCTGCCCAATGGCTTCCAGTGCCACTGTCCAGATGGCTACACAGGTGCCCAGGGTTGGGTGGGCACTGGGGCAGGGCCAGGTCAGAGTTGGTGGGCCTGGGGCAAGAAGAGCCCTTCTGGCTGATGTGTGGAGGCTGGGTTGATGGGGTTAAGGACATTAagcaggaggtgggggcagtgGCCCAGGCAACAGGAGAGAGGGCTGAGCTGCGACCTGGGCTTAGGGGTGGGAGTAGAGGGAAAATGTTTCGGAGTGCAGGTTGAGAAATACTTATGAGGGGCACGCTCCAGGTCCTGAGGGTTATTCCAGGCATGAGTGGGAGGTGTCAGAGATGCTGGCTGAGTTTCTGCCCTGGGTGGCACTGGGTAGAGGATGGTGGGTTCAATCGTCCACCTTGAGTCTGTTTGTGGAGCACCCATGGGAAGGAGTCTGGGTTGGGGGCTGGTGACCCGGGGTCTATGGCGCAGGACAGGGACTGAGACCGGGGGTCAGGAGTGTCATCCTGGCAGTTGGGGTCAGAGGTGGCCAAGGTTGTCTGGGAGGAAGTATAGGGTGATGGGCAGAGAGAGCTCTAGACACCTGACATCGAAGGGCTGGGCAGAGGCCGAGGGCCTGCAgggagggggacagaggaggTGGAAGCGGCAGGGGGCTGtgtgggtggagggtggggggtgtGTTATGGAAAGCTGGGGGACAGTGTCTGGAGAAGGGTGGGCGGGAGCTGGGCCTGCAGTGgcctctccctgcctctggtATGGtggacacatagacacacagacatcCTTCCCTGCAGACACTGATGAGCCCGAGAAGCGTCCCTGCTCCTCTGGAATGCCTGTGGTGCCTCCCCCTGCCCGCATGCATTCCTGCTCAGAATGCAGGGCCTCCTCTCCCTGGCACGGTTCCGGGGCACCCGCTCCCCGGCccaggggaaggagggggtgaTTACCGCCGTCCCTTCCACACTCGCCCACACACAGATGCTGGGGTTCAGCCTCCCACTCCCAGGTGGCCAACACCCCTGGGCACCCTGAAGGCCCATCTCCTCCCCCCGGCCCCGTGGCTGGGGTTCCCTGAGTCCTGCCCCAGAGGCAGTGGCCTCgtgggtgcctggcacacagtgggcccACGGCAGCACACCCTACTCTGCAGAGCTGTCTCTTCAGTGTGCTCCTCCTCAGCAGGGTCCCCTGAGCTCGGGCTCTGACCACCCCCCCGCCCGCCTTACAGAGGAAGCTGGGGGGGCTCTCGTGTGGGCGTGTCATCGCCCAGGTTCAGTAGGGTCAGCGGAAGCCCAGCTCCTCCCCACACTGAGCTCAGCTGACGGGTAACAGGGAGGTCAGCCCTCTGAGGTCAAGGCCTGGGAGGGGGAACCCCGGCTGTGGGGCTGGGCTCCTTGCCATCCTCCCTTTGGGTTGTGCTGGGCGTGGGGGAGGCCAGTGCCTGGCATTCCTGAGTCCGCGCTGAAGGAGGAGGTGGCTGGCCAGGCGGGGAGCACGGCTCCCCAGCCTCGGTGCCCGCCCGCCACTCTCAGCCTGTCCGTGGGGACATGCAATGGGGCTGCAGGCTCTGGGGACCTTCCTGCGGGTGTTGTGGCTCCTGGCAGGTAGGCAGGGTGGGACCCTCGGGCAGGCGGAGGTGGGGTCCTGGGGCCAGCCATCCCCGGAAGGTGGCGGTGGTGTTTGTGGGCTGACTGGGGCCAGGATTCAAATCCTACTGGCTTCTCTGGGTTTGGGTCCCCCCTGGCTGGGATACGTGAGCAGGtctggcctcagtagttgtgtggAGGTTGTGACTGCGCAGGGGTGGGGCTGTGGCCTCTAGATCCATGCTGGGGCCAGAGTACCTGATCTGGGGGCTTCTGGAAGGGAGGGTGACCCCACTGCCAGAGCGAGGGCCCTAGGGCAGAGGGACGGGGGTGGCATTAGAGCCAGGGCCTGCTCCAGTGCCACAGACGTGTACACCCACCCCCGCTCCCTCTTCTACTTCATCGCTCTGTTGACAAGGGCCATGCCTTGTCCTTTGCTGGGCACCAAGGATGTACTCAGGCCCCTGGAGGAGATCTCAACTGTGTAAACAGATATTTTCAATCCAGGGTTCTGGGGAACTGTGCCTGGGAGTAGGCAAGGAATTGGGAGGGACACAGTAGCTTGTGGTTGAGGGCCAGAGAAGGCCTCCTAGAGGACTGGCCATTTGAATTTGGGCTTTGCTGGATGAGTAGGAGTTTGAAAGGCAGGGTTAGGGAGAATGAGGCATGCCGAGCAGAGGGAGCAGTATGCGCAAAAGCCCAGAGGCAGGACTTCCCAGGAGATGCTTGGAGGAACAGGCAGCTCAAGGTCTGTAGGGAGGCGGGTTGACATCTGAACGCCTGACAGTGCCCAGGCTGTGAGGGATCGTGAGTGCCAGGGTGAGTGATGGGACATTACGCAGCAAAGGAACTGGGCCAGATCACGCGTTAGCTCTCTGGCTGCTCGGAGAGTTGGATGATGGAGGGGGTTCTGAAGACTGGTGAATTAGAGGGCACTAGACTGTGGCCCAGAGAGTTTGTGAGTCTGGGAAGGCAAGGTGGGAGGAAAGCAGGCACTGGTGAGCGCATAGGGGATGGACCACACAGGGCCTGGAGACTCACCAGATGTGGGAACAAAAGGAGCATCCTGGATTCCAGCCTCCAGGGACTTCCGAGGGCCTCGAGAAGTCCTTCGAGAATTGGGAATGGGTTTGGTTGATGGATACTGAGCTCCTTGTCCCAAGAGGCAGGTAGGCTCTGGGTCAAGACTGTGGTTCTGGCCTTGGTGCTGAGCCTTGGCCTGGTCTTTCCCGAAGGCCCGACGTGTCAGGAAGACATGGACGAATGCCTGTCGGAGCCCTGCCTCCACGGTGGGACCTGTGAAGACACCGTGGCAGGCTACATCTGTGGGTGCCCCGAGGCCTGGGGTGGACCGGATTGTTCTGTGCCACTCACCGGCTGCCAGGGCCACACTTGCCCACCGACTGCCACCTGCATCCCTACCTTCGAGTCAGGGGTTCACAGTTACACCTGCCGCTGCCCACCTGGTACCCATGGGCCTTTCTGTGGCCAGAATACTacgttctccatggtggctgggAACCCTGTACGGGCTTCGGTGCCAGCTGGCAGCTCCCTAGGTCTGGCCCTGAGGTTTCGTACCACGATACGTGTGGGTGCCTTGGCCACGTGCTCTGACACTCAAGGCAGCGTGGAGCTGGCACTGGTGGAGGCCAGGCTTCAGGCCACACTCCACGGCAAGAATGGGCTTGTCCTGAGGCTGCTGGAACCACCCCTCAGTGATGGCCACTGGCACCGAGTGGAGGTGACGCTCCGCCTGGGGCTCCTGGAGTTGCGGCTCTGGCACGAAGGCTGTCCCGCCCGGCTCTGTGTGGCCTCCAGTCCCGTGGCCATGGCTGCCCCGGCCCCCACGCCTGCTGGGTCCCGCTTCACCCAGCTGGGCGGCGTGGCTTTTGCGGGCTGCCTCCAGGATGTGCAGGTGGATGGGCATCTCCTGCTGCCCGAGGACCTTGGCAAGAACGTCTTCCTGGGCTGCCGGCACCAGGAGCACTGCCAGCCTCCGCCTTGTGCCCACGGAGGGGTCTGCGTGGACCTGTGGACTCACTTCCATTGTGACTGCCCCCGGCCCTACAGTGGTCCCACATGTGCTGATGGTGAGGAGGGGCCAGGTGGGCCCCAGGGCAGCGGCTGTGCCTGCCCTGGCCTGCAGGCCTCACGCCTGGCACCCTCTCTCCCTGCAGAGGTTCCTGCTGCCACCTTTGGCTTGGGGGGcaccctgagctctgcctccttcctACTCGACCAGCTGCCAGGCCCGAACCTCACCGTGTCCTTCCTCCTCCGCACCCGGGAACCCGCTGGCCTTCTGCTCCAGCTCACCAACGATTCAGCTGCTGGCCTGACAGTGTTCCTGAGCGAGGGCCAGATCCGGGCGGAGGCGCGGGGCAGTCCTGCTCTGGTGCTCCCGGGGCGCTGGGATGATGGGCTCCGCCACCTGGTGACACTCAGCTTCAGGCCTGATCAGCTGTGGGGTGTGGGGCAGCAGGTGCACGTGGGCGGCAGGCTCCTCCCTGCTGACGCTGAGCCCTGGGGTGGGCCCTTCCGAGGCTGCATGCAGGACGTGCGACTCAACGACCTCCACCTCCCCTTCTTTCTACCACTGCTGGGGAACTCCAGCCTGCCCAGCGTGCCCGGCCGTGGGCAGTCCTGGAACCTCACCATGGGCTGCGTCTCTGAGGACACATGCAATGTGAGTGCCAAGAGGAAGGGATGGGTCCTTTTTCCAGGATCTTCCCTGCATCTCTGGGAGTCAGCATGCCCTTCTACTGGTCAGGGTAGCACCAGGAGGTGGGGCGCCTGCCCATGGTTCCAAGGCTGAAGACAGAGCAGGGttcacttgcatttcttttccggcAAGCTGATCTTGCCCTCTGGTAGTCCCCATACCTCCCCTCTCAGTTGTGGTCTGGGACAGACACCCTGGCCTGGGCAGAGGGCTGCCCAAGACTTTCTGCAGGAGTTGTTTGGTAGACAGGGACACCCAGGGTCATGAACAAAGCACCAGCCCTAGAATTGGAATAGCCTGGGTGTGAGCTTGAGCTCCTCTGTTTACTGCCTTGGTGACTCAGGCAAGTGGTttctcctgagcctcagtttcctcatctgaaaaatgggaatgctagttacttttctatttatttgtgagGAGGTAATGTATCTGCAGTAGGTGCCCAGTGAAGAGCCACTGTAGGGATGTTTATGGTGGGAGGATGCCAGCCCCAGGCCTGAGCCAGTCCCTGTCCCGATTCTCCTGCAGCCTGAGCCCTGTCTCAATGGTGGGACTTGCCTTGTCACCTGGAATGACTTCCACTGCACCTGCCCTGCCAACTTCACCGGGCCCACGTGTGCCCAGCAGCTGTGGTGTCCTGGCCAGCCCTGTCTCCCTCCTGCCACCTGTGAGGAGGTCCCTGATGGCTTTGTCTGTGAGTGCCTGCCCTGGGTGCCCACATGCTGGACACCCGAGCTGGGTTAGATCCGTCACCTGCCTCAGGGCTCAGGGACGGTGGACAGGATGGTAGCAGCCCCAGTCCATTGCACCCAGACAGGCTTTCTGGAGGAGGAGAGCACTTGCTAGGTTTCCAAGGGCGAGTAAGACCTTGGGCACAGGGAGCGACATATCAGCAAGGGGGcaaagcatgtgcaaaggcctgtGAGGTTTATAAGAACTTGGGACTTTCTGCCAAGGGCAGTGGGGAGCCATggggggcgaggggcgggggcggCAGGAGAAGGCCATGCtcagcattttaaaagaagacGGTTCAAAGGATTGCGGTGAAGAGGGAGCCACAGTGAAGGCGCCGGCTGCTTCACAAAGGAGAGGAGTGGGCGGATTTTCTGGAGTGTTACTGCCTGGTTTGTGACctggggggcagggtgggtgCCCAGAGCTGGTTCTCTGGAGGTAAGAGAGTTCTATGAGGTACGGGGAACACTTCCTGGGACTAGATCCTAGGTGGGTGCGTGTGCCCCCACGCCCAGACGGCAGGGGTTGGTGGGGTGTGGTAACAGGTCGCCATATCACCCAGGTCTGCTTGGGCTGGGTGGGGACCGAGAGGCCGTCCTCCGACGCTGTCTCCCCCGGCAGGTGTGGCGGAGGCCACGTTCCGCGAGGGACCCCCGGCGGAATTCAGCGGGCACAACGCGTCATCGGGCAGCGCGCTCAGCGGCCTCTCGCTGCTCTTCCGCACGCGCGACTCCGAGGCAGAGCTGTTGCGCGCTGAGGACGGCCCGGCCGCCGTGTGGCTGGCGGTGCGCAACGGCTCGCTGGCGGCAGGCGTGTGCAGCGGCCCCGGTTTGCCCCGCGCGGTGCTGCCAGCGCCCGGGCCGCGTGTGGCCGACGGCGCCTGGCACCGCGTGCGCCTGGCCATGGAGCAGCCCGAGGCCGCCGCGTCGCGCTGGCTGCTCTGGCTGGACGGCGCGGCGACGCCGGTGTCGCTGCGTGGCCTGGCCGGCGACCTGGACTTCCTGCGCGGCCCGGGCGCCGCGCGCGTCCTGCTGGCCCAGAACTTCACGGGCTGCCTGGGCCGCGTGGCGCTCGGCGGCCACCCGCTACCCTTGGCGCGCCCGCGGCCCGGCGCGGCCCCCGGCTCGCGCGAGCCCTTCTCGGCCCGGCCCGGAGCGCCCGCCCCGCACCTCGGCTGCCGCGGCGCTCCCGTGTGTGTCCCCTCGCCCTGCCTGCACGGCGGCGTCTGCCGCGACCTCTTCGACGCCTTCGCCTGCGCCTGCGGCCCGGGCTGGGAGGGCCAGCGCTGCGAGGACCGCGCCGACCCGTGTCGCTCGGCGCCCTGCGCCCGCGGCCGCTGCCACGCGCACCCAGACGGTCGCTTCGAGTGCCGCTGCCCGCCTGGCTTCGCAGGCCCGCGCTGCAGGTGCGCTCGGCCGGCCGGGGTGGCCTGGGTCCGAGGGGTGAGGAGTGGAGGGGAGGCCCCCGGCGGCGGTGGATGGGACAGACTAGACTGGAAGCCCGATTGTGGAAGCGCTGGTTCCACTGGCCAGCCCCATCCCATCTCTGAGCCACTTCGCTGTGATCTGTAACTTGGGAACAACAGGCAGGGCCCCAgcgttgccagataaaatacaggccCCTCGGGTGAATTTAAAGTTGAGATAAACAAAGCTGTCctctgggagtgggggtgggggaaccaGAGGTAGTGTTGGAAGGAAACTTCAGAGGCTCTCCTGCCGAGCTGCCCACCACAGacatctcccccatccctgagtcCCGTGGGACAGGGGCAGAGAAAGATGCTCGAAGTCTTGACTGCTTCCCATATTCAGTTTGGCTATGACTGCCAGCTCTTTCGGAGCCAAGCTTATGGAAGGGTGTCTGGCAGAGGTCTGACTCCCCTTCTCCCTGCAAAGAAGGTCAGGCTTTATGTCCAGGAGCCTGCTCTTACCCTGGGAGGGTCCTTACCTTTGATCAGCTCCTCAAAggtctctgagccaccaagggttCTGCCAGGGTCTAGCTGTGGCACTCCTTgttggggctggggctggagcaGTAGCGTGGCAGCCCGGTGTCCCACCCCTTCCACCCCAGACACCGCTTCCATGACTTCCAGCAGGGTCTGTCGGAGGTGGCCCTGAATTCCTTGGATGATGATGCAGAAGGCTCAGGTCACCTGAGTGACCCACAGAGCATGGGCGTGGGCCAGGTCTCATGTGTCCTGACCCAAGTCCAGCCCCTGTGCTTTCTCTCAGGTTGCCTGTCCCACCAGAGGGGTGCAGTCTGAACATCACCTGTCTCAACGGTGGCC from Budorcas taxicolor isolate Tak-1 chromosome 11, Takin1.1, whole genome shotgun sequence carries:
- the CRB2 gene encoding protein crumbs homolog 2; translation: MALARPGTWDPRPSAPRLLLLLLLHRAPVLALPAGTVPLETPGACASDPCAPGTKCQATENAGYTCVPPEPWGCASQPCHHGALCVSQGPGPDDFRCYCVPGFQGPHCELDIDECASRPCHHGATCRNLADRYECHCPLGYEGVTCETEVDECASGPCLHGGSCLDGVGSYRCVCAPGYGGASCQLDLDECQSQPCAHGGVCRDLVNGFQCDCADTGYEGERCDLEVLECASAPCANNASCLEGLGSFRCLCWPGYSGERCEVDEDECAVGPCQHGGRCLQRSDPTLYGGVQATFPGDFSFRQAAGFVCRCPPGFEGNDCGEDVDECASRPCLSGGLCQDLPNGFQCHCPDGYTGPTCQEDMDECLSEPCLHGGTCEDTVAGYICGCPEAWGGPDCSVPLTGCQGHTCPPTATCIPTFESGVHSYTCRCPPGTHGPFCGQNTTFSMVAGNPVRASVPAGSSLGLALRFRTTIRVGALATCSDTQGSVELALVEARLQATLHGKNGLVLRLLEPPLSDGHWHRVEVTLRLGLLELRLWHEGCPARLCVASSPVAMAAPAPTPAGSRFTQLGGVAFAGCLQDVQVDGHLLLPEDLGKNVFLGCRHQEHCQPPPCAHGGVCVDLWTHFHCDCPRPYSGPTCADEVPAATFGLGGTLSSASFLLDQLPGPNLTVSFLLRTREPAGLLLQLTNDSAAGLTVFLSEGQIRAEARGSPALVLPGRWDDGLRHLVTLSFRPDQLWGVGQQVHVGGRLLPADAEPWGGPFRGCMQDVRLNDLHLPFFLPLLGNSSLPSVPGRGQSWNLTMGCVSEDTCNPEPCLNGGTCLVTWNDFHCTCPANFTGPTCAQQLWCPGQPCLPPATCEEVPDGFVCVAEATFREGPPAEFSGHNASSGSALSGLSLLFRTRDSEAELLRAEDGPAAVWLAVRNGSLAAGVCSGPGLPRAVLPAPGPRVADGAWHRVRLAMEQPEAAASRWLLWLDGAATPVSLRGLAGDLDFLRGPGAARVLLAQNFTGCLGRVALGGHPLPLARPRPGAAPGSREPFSARPGAPAPHLGCRGAPVCVPSPCLHGGVCRDLFDAFACACGPGWEGQRCEDRADPCRSAPCARGRCHAHPDGRFECRCPPGFAGPRCRLPVPPEGCSLNITCLNGGQCEEGPQGANCSCQESFAGQRCQTPCEASPCLNGGTCRAADGVYQCICNARFSGQFCEVVKGLPLPLPFPLLEVAVPAACACLLLLLLGLLSGILAARKRRQSEGTYSPSQQEVAGARLEMDSVLKVPPEERLI